From Candidatus Syntrophoarchaeum caldarius, the proteins below share one genomic window:
- a CDS encoding Mur ligase middle domain-containing protein translates to MKLLRIQGTPLDAEKTILVIDLTHGGRTLGRAIERYSTARVLLYDLYGKDKGSAIPDFDLCISPLHSPVMNPILLRDERVISHHRATGDILREFKKHLGCRIVEITGTKGKTSVATLLKMMLGREMRVLSLTSRGVEYTTCSNHSRFLRRDLSITPAHTLEAMAIAESEGLEVDIALFEVSLGFTGAADLNVLTSLRGDYPIAGGMLKASDAKKYTMTDLDGEVVELDDSGGALPGGMRFGRRQQDNLKLAIYTAEKLGVSVDTIEAVSASSSQIPSRMEIIENGDWVVVDDSNPAFDVENLTQGIEEILEVEGEHIVIVGGSYRGSCSKVDLDGVRRVIDRYSGKIRFYLSGEIGQDLIRAGAAYPFLEGGIDAMVDDVRERSNGNKGVILISRKQEEGYR, encoded by the coding sequence ATGAAGTTGTTGAGGATTCAGGGCACACCTCTGGATGCAGAGAAGACGATACTCGTCATTGATCTGACGCATGGAGGTAGAACGCTTGGCAGGGCGATCGAACGTTACTCTACTGCAAGAGTTCTGCTCTATGATCTCTATGGAAAAGATAAGGGATCTGCGATACCAGACTTTGATCTCTGTATCTCTCCACTCCACTCACCTGTGATGAATCCCATCTTGTTGAGAGATGAGCGCGTGATCTCCCATCACCGTGCAACAGGAGATATTCTCAGGGAGTTTAAGAAGCATCTGGGCTGCAGGATCGTCGAGATCACCGGCACAAAGGGCAAGACATCGGTTGCAACACTGTTAAAGATGATGCTTGGTAGGGAGATGCGTGTGCTTTCACTGACAAGTCGTGGGGTCGAGTACACCACATGTTCCAATCATTCCAGATTTCTAAGGAGAGATCTGAGCATCACACCCGCACACACACTTGAAGCAATGGCAATTGCAGAATCAGAAGGTCTTGAGGTCGATATTGCGCTCTTTGAAGTTTCACTCGGGTTTACAGGAGCCGCCGATCTCAATGTCCTGACCTCCCTCAGGGGTGACTACCCAATCGCAGGCGGCATGCTTAAAGCTTCTGATGCAAAGAAGTACACGATGACGGATCTTGATGGAGAGGTGGTGGAACTTGATGATTCAGGTGGTGCACTTCCCGGTGGCATGCGATTTGGCAGGCGACAGCAGGATAATCTTAAGCTTGCAATCTACACGGCTGAAAAGCTCGGGGTGTCGGTAGACACGATCGAGGCTGTATCTGCTTCTTCTTCGCAGATTCCATCGAGGATGGAGATTATAGAAAACGGGGACTGGGTCGTTGTGGATGACTCAAACCCTGCTTTTGATGTTGAGAACTTAACTCAGGGGATTGAGGAGATCCTGGAGGTTGAAGGTGAACATATCGTCATTGTAGGCGGTTCATACCGTGGAAGCTGCTCAAAAGTAGATCTGGATGGAGTCAGACGTGTAATCGATAGATACAGTGGAAAAATCAGGTTCTATCTCAGCGGTGAGATTGGACAGGATCTCATCAGAGCAGGGGCAGCATACCCATTTCTCGAGGGAGGGATTGATGCAATGGTCGATGATGTGCGAGAACGTTCGAATGGAAATAAAGGGGTTATACTTATCTCGCGGAAGCAGGAGG